The proteins below come from a single Eucalyptus grandis isolate ANBG69807.140 chromosome 3, ASM1654582v1, whole genome shotgun sequence genomic window:
- the LOC104436503 gene encoding inactive protein kinase SELMODRAFT_444075, which yields MKDKGSSDGVGNGKVVVVAVKASREIPRAALAWTLTHVAQPGDCIKLLVVISHSSSKKMWMFSKFASDCTTGHHRSISEISLDEKDDIANSCSEMMYGLHNVYDPDKVKVRLKIVSNTPCGVVAAEAKRVHSNWVILDKRLKHEKQVCIDELQCNLVVMERSKAKVLRLNLIGSPGLDSETSPLSLVDIDVSHVDASLECEDMIRGPLVTPASSPEHESPSTTTDIGTSSISSSDQVNSPFLLSEVHRKLQNEYIGKIEVKRNFEYSDSDVESEKLGPPAMSWLEDTFNPLEDKSPKPDDKAFFSTYESLMDQISNLERDPDRGINFKLDMDISRSVREAISLSRNAPPTPPPLCSVCRHKAPVFGNPPRWFSYSELELATGAFSRANFLAEGGYGSVHRGVLPDGQVIAVKQHKSASSQGDVEFCAEVEVLSCAQHRNLVTLIGFCVEDGRRLLVYEYICNGSLDSHLYGRDRDPLSWCARQKIAVGAARGLRYLHEECRVGCIVHRDLRPNNILLTHDFEPLVGDFGLARWQPDGDMGVETRVIGTFGYLAPEYAQSGQITEKADVYSFGVVLVELVTGRKAMDIKRPKGQQCLTEWARPLLERRSISELIDPNLNNCYSEQEVHRMLKCASLCIRRDPQLRPRMSQVLRMLESDTTLN from the exons ATGAAAGATAAAGGCTCTTCAGATGGAGTTGGGAATGGAAAGGTGGTGGTTGTTGCCGTGAAAGCCTCAAGGGAAATACCAAGAGCTGCATTGGCGTGGACTTTGACTCATGTTGCTCAACCTGGGGATTGCATCAAGCTGCTTGTGGTCATATCTCACTCTTCAA GTAAAAAGATGTGGATGTTTTCGAAGTTTGCAAGTGACTGCACCACTGGTCATCACCGGTCTATCTCAGAGATCAGTTTGGATGAGAAGGACGACATTGCAAATTCATGCTCTGAAATGATGTATGGACTCCACAATGTCTATGACCCAGACAAG GTCAAGGTTCGGCTGAAAATTGTTTCCAACACACCATGTGGAGTGGTTGCTGCTGAAGCCAAAAGAGTACATTCAAACTGGGTTATATTGGATAA GCGGCTGAAACATGAGAAACAGGTCTGCATTGATGAACTGCAGTGCAATCTAGTGGTCATGGAACGATCTAAAGCAAAGGTCCTGCGTCTCAATTTGATTGGATCACCAGGGCTTGATTCAGAAACATCTCCTTTGTCCTTGGTTGATATCGATGTATCTCATGTGGATGCTAGTCTTGAGTGTGAAGATATGATCAGAGGGCCACTTGTGACTCCCGCAAGTAGTCCAGAACACGAGTCACCGTCCACCACAACTGACATTGGAACTTCATCTATATCAAGTTCAGATCAAGTGAACTCCCCATTTCTCCTCTCTGAAGTCCACAGAAAACTACAGAATGAGTACATAGGTAAAATTGAAGTGAAACGGAATTTTGAATATTCTGACTCCGATGTAGAAAGTGAAAAGCTGGGTCCTCCTGCCATGTCATGGTTGGAAGATACTTTCAACCCTTTGGAGGATAAATCACCAAAGCCCGACGATAAAGCTTTCTTTAGCACCTACGAATCTTTGATGgatcaaatttctaatttggAGAGAGACCCTGATAGGGGAATCAATTTTAAGCTTGACATGGACATAAGCAGAAGCGTTAGGGAAGCAATTTCGTTGTCCAGAAATGCACCTCCTACTCCTCCTCCACTATGCTCAGTGTGTCGACACAAGGCACCTGTTTTTGGGAATCCACCGAGGTGGTTCTCATACTCTGAGTTGGAACTTGCTACTGGTGCATTTTCTCGAGCAAATTTTCTGGCTGAAGGTGGATATGGTTCTGTCCATCGAGGGGTTTTACCTGATGGCCAGGTCATTGCCGTGAAACAGCATAAGTCAGCAAGTTCACAGGGTGATGTAGAATTTTGTGCAGAAGTCGAGGTTTTGAGCTGTGCCCAGCATCGCAATCTTGTCACATTGATTGGGTTCTGTGTTGAGGATGGAAGAAGACTGCTGGTTTATGAGTATATTTGCAATGGCTCTTTGGATTCACATCTTTACG gACGTGATCGGGACCCTTTATCATGGTGCGCACGACAAAAAATTGCAGTTGGAGCAGCTCGAGGGTTGAGGTACCTTCATGAAGAATGCAGAGTGGGTTGCATTGTACACCGTGATTTGCGGCCTAACAATATTCTTCTCACGCATGATTTTGAGCCATTG GTTGGAGATTTCGGACTTGCGAGATGGCAACCCGATGGAGACATGGGAGTAGAAACAAGAGTGATAGGGACATTCGG GTACTTGGCTCCAGAATACGCTCAAAGTGGTCAAATCACTGAAAAAGCTGATGTATATTCATTCGGTGTGGTGCTCGTAGAGCTTGTTACGGGACGAAAGGCAATGGATATAAAACGTCCCAAGGGTCAGCAATGCCTCACTGAATGG GCACGGCCATTACTAGAAAGACGTTCAATCAGTGAATTGATTGACCCGAATTTGAACAATTGCTACTCAGAGCAAGAGGTTCATCGAATGCTGAAGTGTGCTTCATTGTGCATCCGGCGGGATCCTCAATTAAGGCCTCGCATGTCTCAG GTACTACGCATGTTAGAGAGCGATACTACCTTGAACTAG
- the LOC104436504 gene encoding protein EFFECTOR OF TRANSCRIPTION 2 — protein MERGDPNVVAVARLRREDCERTKHDSAFATWKVLVGPTDWEDYSLGKEGAARYRVHNLPKSPGPGIYELGVAASRAKLGREIAKLDPRYIVVVYLGKADCVRTRLQQYGRSGAHLGRCSSAACEIDCKTSCPTKQLGLFEEVLSRGYPIVFRWASLNNKGDAQRTELSLLNTFDYAWNKGSNGSRRPGDIFQKLDEIASSTYCISGIARKLLPIRPRQVGIRINGKLLSEKDSFPQTGGESSNSLNRIFKFSKSRPRLVISESHANDTAILGTSPANESFSPICGVVSEDGFPCTKPPVQGRKRCGEHKGMRLQASNSVLSRKGASNGIHDKPTVMLQDHPAESWPRIVISESHANDTVILGKCPSIESSPICGVVPEDGFPCTKPPVQGRKRCDEHKGMRIPVSDTVSSRNGASNGIHNNLTRTSWDHTAESRPRLLSYLWGHLEDGFPCTKPPVQGRKRCGEHKGMRIQASESVSSRRGASNGIHDKLTRTSWDHTAKIYELGNIVEVFPQQVDVKNNYGSVCGVDFGDGMFCTRRPVRGRVRCEHHKGMRVR, from the exons ATGGAACGCGGCGATCCGAACGTTGTCGCCGTCGCCAGGCTGAGGAGGGAAGACTGCGAACGAACCAAGCACGACTCCGCGTTCGCCACTTGGAAG GTGCTCGTAGGACCTACTGATTGGGAAGATTATTCATTGGGGAAGGAAGGTGCTGCCAGGTACCGGGTCCATAACCTCCCGAAAAGCCCGGGGCCGGGGATATATGAGCTCGGCGTAGCCGCTTCTCGCGCCAAATTGGGTCGTGAGATCGCCAAGCTCGACCCGCGATATATAGTCGTGGTTTACCTTGGGAAGGCGGACTGTGTCAGGACCAGACTCCAGCAATATGGTCGGTCGGGTGCTCACTTGGGCAGGTGCTCGTCAGCTGCTTGTGAAATTGACTGCAAGACATCCTGTCCCACCAAACAGCTCGGGTTGTTTGAGGAAGTATTGTCAAGAGGCTACCCCATCGTGTTCCGTTGGGCTTCG CTGAATAATAAGGGAGATGCTCAGAGAACAGAACTTTCACTTCTGAACAcatttgattatgcatggaacaAAGGCAGTAATGGTTCACGGCGGCCCGGCGATATCTTTCAGAAACTTGATGAAATCGCTTCAAGCACATACTGCATTTCTGGCATTGCAAGGAAGCTTCTTCCTATCCGCCCCAGGCAAGTGGGCATTAGAATCAATGGAAAGCTGCTTTCAGAGAAAGATTCCTTTCCCCAGACTGGAGGAGAAAGCAGCAATTCCTTGAACAGAATTTTCAAGTTTAGCAAATCGCGGCCTAGACTAGTTATAAGTGAATCCCATGCTAATGACACTGCGATTTTGGGTACCTCCCCAGCTAATGAGAGCTTCTCTCCTATTTGTGGGGTCGTCTCAGAAGATGGCTTTCCCTGTACAAAACCACCAGTACAAGGAAGGAAAAGATGTGGCGAGCATAAGGGGATGAGGCTTCAAGCGTCAAATTCTGTATTGAGCAGAAAAGGAGCATCCAATGGCATTCACGATAAGCCGACAGTGATGTTGCAGGATCATCCGGCTGAATCGTGGCCTAGAATAGTTATAAGTGAATCCCATGCTAATGACACTGTTATTTTGGGTAAATGCCCATCTATTGAGAGCTCTCCTATTTGTGGGGTTGTCCCGGAAGATGGCTTTCCCTGTACAAAACCACCAGTACAAGGGCGGAAAAGATGTGACGAGCACAAGGGAATGAGGATACCAGTGTCAGATACTGTATCAAGCAGAAATGGAGCATCCAATGGCATTCACAATAACCTGACAAGGACATCGTGGGATCATACAGCTGAATCGCGGCCTAGACTA CTCTCCTATTTGTGGGGTCATCTTGAAGATGGCTTTCCCTGTACAAAACCACCAGTACAAGGGCGGAAAAGATGTGGCGAGCACAAGGGGATGAGGATTCAAGCATCAGAATCTGTATCGAGCAGAAGAGGAGCATCCAATGGCATTCACGATAAGCTGACAAGGACATCGTGGGATCATACAGCTAAGATATATGAACTGGGAAACATCGTAGAAGTTTTCCCACAGCAGGTGGACGTCAAAAACAACTATGGTAGCGTATGTGGAGTGGATTTTGGCGATGGCATGTTCTGCACAAGGAGACCTGTCCGAGGAAGGGTTCGGTGTGAGCATCACAAAGGGATGAGGGTTAGATGA